The Vigna unguiculata cultivar IT97K-499-35 chromosome 11, ASM411807v1, whole genome shotgun sequence genomic sequence ACCCTAAGCAAATTGTCAATCATCTCAATGTACAAAGACTGAGTATGGACACATAGGCTTTGTGCACAACACACAAAACATAACAATAACACAACAAAGAAGACAACACAACACTAATAATAAAGAACGCACAACACACGATAAAACACACAATACAGAACACAATTAGTAACACATATCACACAATACACAtcgcaaaaaagaaaaacacacaccACCACACCCCCATGAAACTTAAGCAAATTGTCAATCATCTCAATGTACAAAGACTGAGTATGTACACATAGATGTCCTATACTTTTGTATTAGGCGTCATTATTGAAAGCCCTAACCACCTAAATCCCGCTAACTCCTAAATGTCTAAACCATAAATCCTCCTAATCCCTAAATCCTCCAACCCCTAAATAACCATAACTCATAAATCATAGATGATACGCTCTGCGCATAACACACAAAAGTCGACATAACGAAAAAAACACAGCAGACGGCACACGCGACACACCTCAGCTTACAGCCAACAGACAACACAACACACAATGTACAACACACAACACAGCTAATAACACATAACACGCAAAACACAACACACAACCCACAAGTAATAACAAACAACACAaaactcaaaactgaaaaacACACACCACAACGCAACAAAACATAACACAACTCAACAAAGCAGACAACACAAAACTAATAACAAAGAACACACGACAAAGCACACAACACAATTAATAACACACAAGTAATAACAAACAACACAACccaaaactaaaatatgaaaaagtcacACCACAACGCAACAAAACATAACACAACTCAACAAAGCAAACAATTAATAACAAAGAACACACAACACACGACAAAGCACACAACATAGAGCACACAACTATTAACACATAACACACAATGCACAACGTAAAATAGAAAAACGCACACCATAACACCACAAACACAACAACTCATGAACCCTAAGCAAATTGTCAACCATATCAATGAACAAAGACTAAGTATGGACACATAGGCTTTGTGCACAACACacaaaaacataacataacacAACAAAGTAGACAACACACAACTAATAATAAAGAACGCACAACACACGACAAAGCacacaacacacaacacaaTTAATAACACATAACACACAATACACAacgcaaaaaagaaaaacacacaccACCACACCCCATGAACCCTAAGCAAATTGTCAATCATCTCAATGTACAAAGACTGAGTATGTACACATAGATGTCATATACTTTTGTATTAGGCACCATTATCGAAAACCCTAACCCCTAAAACATAGATGATAGGCTCTGTTCACAACGCACAAAACACGGCGCACAGCGCACAACACACAACACCTCATGATACCTAAACAAATTGTCAATCATCTCAATATACGGAGACTGAGAATGGACAAATGCGCTAGTCTTTCATTAGGGGTCATTATCGATAACCAACCACCTAAGCATAACAACATTACTCATATAAGATTAGACAATTATTGGTtcgaaacaaataaacataaaaacaacATAAGACCAATAATCAATCACCGCCGCTATAATTGATGGAATTTTTTGCCCTGAGAAGCCATAAGACATCATGCCTATGAGGGTGGGAGCACACGAACAGGGATGGACAAATCATGTTCAGAGTATAAAATTGCATTCAGACCACTCATCTGTACCATAAATAAAAAGTgcataaaatgtaataataaaagtaaattcaTACAGTAATTACAACAGTGGCCAGCTTTATTGCCATAATTCCTTTACTGCatctaaataattatcttttatggAGAAAATTAGGTTTTTTAGTGTTTCATGTGTGcaaggacatttttttataGTGAATAAAAAGTTGTGGTCCGAAACTTAAACTTGTATTTCTTACATAAATCTTATCTCAATTATATTGCATCCTTGTGATTTCCTCATTTGCTTAATTTCATAATCAATTCTCGATGTCAACAATTCTTTTTCctattatttcatattaaattatgataattacaAAACTAAACACAAGTTCCCCgttaatttcatattattacTTGACATCAATTTTGTACTTCCGATTTTTATGCATCATTATCAAAACATGAATTTTGATCAAACTCAACATCCAAATCTCAAAGTTGCGGAATTAAAACAAAATGCAAcacatttaatcaaattaacatctacaatatttgtttttctcaaaaacaaatattaattcagttgtttaaaaaaagaaaaatgacctACCTCCCTGGGCAATATAATTAGAAAGGACATAAGTTCTGCTGGATGATCTTCTCCATCTCCACCCGCTCGAACTTTTCCGGGAGTTGCATCCAAAACCCAAGTCTTCAAATAGCAAAGTAACAAGAATGAAATAGTTCAAAAGATTAATAGATAACAAAGattcaaattaaactaaataaacacACCATCAACAAGTACTTAATCTACAACCATCACTTGagtatacaataaataaatatctatttAAACTAATTTCTACAACtttaaagaagtaaaaaaaaaaaaaaactaaacctGAGATTAACTGCTGCAAACTATAAAGGAACCAAAATCTAGCATGTGCAAAAACTAGACTAAAAACTAGTTGTCAAAATTGAATCTTACAACTTTCTGGACAATTAAAGCGgcaaaattcaactttaaagGTAGCTTTGATGTTCATTTTTTATCGTTGTAGCATAGTGTTAACATTACAGGTAGTTTTGCACATatgttgataatatatatacatgacTTATCTTTCCAACATAGTCACCTTATTATTcttaatgaattaatttatgcCTACAATATAATCTAGGGCATACGTTGTTCTAGTCCACAGAGCAATCTTGAATcatcaaattattaaacaatttgaatatgaattcatataatataaaatactcAGGCTGGTGAAATccaaaaaatacacaaatacaTTATGCAAGTGGAATTAAAATTGTACCTCACCAGTTCTCTTCTTGTGGAAGATTACGACTGTAGAATGGAAACTCTAAGAGAAGGGTTGTTTTGAACCATGCCGGTAAGTTCCCATAGACTTATGGTGGCAATGGAATTAAAGGGCTGAAAATGATTTAGCTTAGTCACTTTTTTCTAAACGACAAAGCAACAAAAACCTCATCCCATTCTCCTTactaaaacagaaaataaataataaaatggaggtaaactaaccttgttctttCTTGTATATGCTATACCCATCTACGTTACCAAACTTCTTATCTGCCAAATCTTGTCTCCATCATGCAATTCATCATCAAGAAAGCCAAGAAATTATACCATacttttgataaaataataggTAAGAAGCAAACCTCGAGCAGCGGAATGCCACTGACAAAAAGAAGCAAGAATGTGAGAAAGATCAGTCCAATGATTACCAGCCATTCAGCACCCTCCAGTACAGGTGTAGATGCCAGAAAAATCCCCCACCAAAGCAATATCTAAGTTAAGCATTCATGACCCATCAAGGTTTTACGTTAGTTTTCtaacaaaataagaaatattgtCAGAACATTGAAACCCCTATAAATACCAAAATGACCCAGTAGCCAAGCagcaaaagaaaagagagaaattatcaatttagtttATCTTATATAGAAGAGCCAGATAGCGGGAAGAAAAGATAAGTTCCAATGGATATTACCCAGAACTGGTTAGTCCTTACCAATTGAAAGAACTAGTCTTGATGCCGAAAATCCCATTGTTTTGTAAATAAAGTGAAGCTATAACTTTCTACCTTAGTGCCGCTATTGGAACTGCAGATTCTTTATGACTGGACGGGTACGACCTCTTGCTTCTCAATGTCATGGAATGGATAGGTGATGTTTCCAACTTGTGGTCCTGACTTAAAGGACCAGCTCCATGACGCATAACCAAGAAACTGTCAAACCCTAGTGCAGCAGTAATGGTAATCTGCAAATTGATGAATAAAAAGATACATAAGCATATTAGTTAAGGATAGCCAATCAAAGAATAGATTGGATAACAATCACAACATATGCTTCATTTTGAAATGTGAATCACGTGTTAAATCCATCCCCTTAATGAGAATAAATTGATCCAACCTTGATAGTATTGGCACAGAGGAGTGTTGGCAGCCATCGACTTTCCCTTGTATCGGTTAACAAAAAAACTGAATCGTGAGCTTCAATTAAATCATGCAACCTTTTACAATCATCAAGCACACTATCGTGTTCCTGGCTTTGTATGGGATGTCCAGGCATTGGTATAGCCATAACAATACCTTCTGCAtcctgaaaatgaaaaaaaatgcatgtaGTTTATGTGAAAAATACGATGATCAGATCTACCAATTTAGCATCAAGCGAAGTCTTACGGATTAATAATTTACCACTGCTGGAAATATCCGTTTGAGACTTTCAACTGCTGCAGTAGCTTTAAATTCACCACCATTAAGACAGTTATCCAAAGTATAAAGAGACTGCCTCAATGGGTTAGACATAGCCACCCTACCACTGTCAACTAGAGTAATTTTTCGAACACCCCATGCCTGCAAGAGAACGATTCTTCCATTATCACAAATTGAAGGATAAGAATGACAATATGATTTTCTCAACACTCACCATAAGCATGCGTGCGACCTGGCATCCAAGCGTGCCAGCTCCAAGGAGAAGACACTTCATGGAAGATAAGGCATCCAAGTTTAGAGATGGCAAAGCACGCCACCTCATAAGCTTTAAATTCAAATCTGCAGCAGATATGGCCAATCTGAAAAGAGACAATAATACAAAACTATAGATTTACtgaaaaaataagaaagcaTTTTATGAATGGAAAGAAGGAACAAGTAGGAGGGCGGGCAAGAGATATCAGGGAGAAAACAACCTGGTTGGATCCATGGACTGTGCAAGGCTTATACACCTAGAAGCTTTTCTACCCTTATTAAGTTCCCATCCAACTGCACTAGGCACTGTGTCTTTCCACCCTATAAAGTTACTCCTTCCAAgttagaaataaaatgaaaaatatacaaaGGCATATCAATAACCAATAAGTGGTTACACAATACACAGTGAAACTTTACCTTGTGGAACTGTTATCAATGCTTCACCAACAAGAGACAACTTCATATCTGCAAAACCACGGTTCTCTCTGTAGCAGAAAAATTGAATTGAGTTGAGATTCCACCTCACAGAAATAAGTGCTAAGAAGTTGCGAAGAGGCCATCCAGGATTCTTTGGGAGATGACATGGATCGTAAAATCCAAAGAAGATCTGCCAATAGAATCTGGTAAATTTCATCAAAGGACATCTACAGTTTCACATTCAAAAAGCAATTTTACAAAGATTACATTCAACTGTCTTCATTACCCTTCGGTCCTTCTAGTTTGGCTTCTGTGCAATTGTCATACTAATGTACTCCCTCTATTTATAAAACTAAGAAAATTTGGTCAAAGTGCAGTAAAGAATAAGGATGCCGGAAAAATCAGTGACTTTGTCGAATTTGAGGAGCGCGGTGATGTCGAAAACAGAAACTGATaatcaatttgaaaaattaaacaaaagtaGGTAAACGTTTCTGATGAACAAcggaaaatatatgaaattgaaaaaaaaagaaattgggaATGCTTACAGTGACAAGTGCGGTGAACGCTAAGAAATGAGAGTCGATGAGAGTAGCCATTGTCTTTGTTTCTTCTTGGAAAccaagaagaaagaagaagaaatgtttGAAATCTCAAGAACGCGTGTAACCAATGATTTTATAGGTGAAGAGTTAAATAACGCGCGCTAAAGTTTTTGTAATAAAGATATTGggaaaggtaaaaaaaataatttggattcaagaaaaaaaaggaaagtttttactttattttattcatataacaaagtaaatttttaaagttgaaaaattggagttaaaatgaattttaaattgaaacaataagtattataaacttttaataaataaaaaatgtatattctaaataatattgtattaaaattaattaaaaaatattataaattaataatttgttaatataataattatattaataaatatatcatttatgtataattgattatagagaatatatatatatatatatatatatatatatatatatattatagagaaaaaatattcttaattatgGTGATTACGAATGATGATGAGTCTTATGAATCATGGCAGTCCGTGCATACGATATCATTAAATATCGATATTAAAGACATGATAAACATATTtgaatcataaatattttacaaagaGTTAATACtgtgtttttctttaatatatatatatatatatatatatatatatatatattaaagatgtttagtaattaatttaatgttatattcTAAATTACTGATTTACTCCTatggatttaaaataattataatttttattttttataggcTTGGCTGAGTGATAGATTTAGTATGAATGATATTAAATTcgtttttatgattatattatgagtaaaatatgttatgtttttctctttaagttttgaattaatttagataaatttgttatgaatttatttatttacttcaattagtTTAGACCAACTTGTTATGACTTACTTTAATTagtttagaaaaagaaaacttattatAACTTGACT encodes the following:
- the LOC114169556 gene encoding ubiquitin-like modifier-activating enzyme atg7 isoform X1, producing MKLSLVGEALITVPQGWKDTVPSAVGWELNKGRKASRCISLAQSMDPTRLAISAADLNLKLMRWRALPSLNLDALSSMKCLLLGAGTLGCQVARMLMAWGVRKITLVDSGRVAMSNPLRQSLYTLDNCLNGGEFKATAAVESLKRIFPAVDAEGIVMAIPMPGHPIQSQEHDSVLDDCKRLHDLIEAHDSVFLLTDTRESRWLPTLLCANTIKITITAALGFDSFLVMRHGAGPLSQDHKLETSPIHSMTLRSKRSYPSSHKESAVPIAALRYCFGGGFFWHLHLYWRVLNGW
- the LOC114169556 gene encoding ubiquitin-like modifier-activating enzyme atg7 isoform X2; the protein is MKLSLVGEALITVPQGWKDTVPSAVGWELNKGRKASRCISLAQSMDPTRLAISAADLNLKLMRWRALPSLNLDALSSMKCLLLGAGTLGCQVARMLMAWGVRKITLVDSGRVAMSNPLRQSLYTLDNCLNGGEFKATAAVESLKRIFPAVDAEGIVMAIPMPGHPIQSQEHDSVLDDCKRLHDLIEAHDSVFLLTDTRESRWLPTLLCANTIKITITAALGFDSFLVMRHGAGPLSQDHKLETSPIHSMTLRSKRSYPSSHKESAVPIAALR